The following coding sequences are from one Scomber japonicus isolate fScoJap1 chromosome 3, fScoJap1.pri, whole genome shotgun sequence window:
- the LOC128356236 gene encoding cytochrome c oxidase subunit 6C-1, producing the protein MSLPKPAIMRGMLAKRLRIHIPAAFAVSLALALSYKYLVTEPRKQAYADFYKTYDAAKDFKGMREAGIFESVRPSGE; encoded by the exons ATGTCTCTGCCAAAGCCTGCGATCATGAGAGGGATGCTGGCCAAGCGCCTGAGGATTCACATCCCCGCTGCTTTCGCCGTCTCCCTGGCTCTCGCTCTCTCGTACAAG TACCTCGTGACAGAGCCCAGGAAACAGGCCTACGCTGACTTCTACAAGACGTACGACGCCGCAAAAGACTTCAAAGGCATGAGGGAAGCCGGCATCTTCGAGAGCGTGCGGCCCTCTGGGGAGTAA